In Miniphocaeibacter halophilus, the following proteins share a genomic window:
- a CDS encoding pyridoxal phosphate-dependent aminotransferase, which yields MNYSKKIESLATSMTLALSTKAKNLIQEGIPVLDLTAGEPDFDTPEYIRMAGIEAINKGLTRYTPANGTLELRTEICKKLLNFNKLEYSPNDIIVSTGAKQSLLNALMAICNPGDEVLIPTPFWVSYPEMTKIASGVPITVETSYDNDFKVTVSDLDKYLTNKSKVLIINNPSNPTGAVYSKNELMDIANWALKNKIFIISDEIYERLNFVSQHHSIASFNKQIKNITITIGGFSKSYAMTGWRLGYCAANGDLVKLMNKIQSHATSCANSIAQYAGYIALKEEQNEIEDMITQFKNRSNLVYNLINDSGTLDMIKPQGAFYGFINIKYFIGKKYNDLEIKNASDLANILLDKFQVAILPGIAFGNDNYIRISYATDEDTIRKALERLIDLSKKVN from the coding sequence ATGAATTATAGTAAAAAGATTGAAAGTTTAGCAACTTCTATGACTTTAGCTCTTTCAACAAAAGCAAAAAATTTAATACAAGAAGGAATACCGGTACTTGATTTGACAGCTGGTGAACCCGATTTCGATACTCCAGAATACATTAGAATGGCAGGGATTGAGGCTATTAACAAGGGATTGACAAGGTATACTCCAGCAAATGGAACACTTGAATTAAGAACAGAAATATGTAAAAAACTTTTGAATTTTAATAAATTAGAGTACTCTCCTAATGATATTATAGTTTCAACTGGAGCAAAACAATCTCTTCTTAATGCTTTAATGGCTATTTGTAATCCTGGAGATGAAGTATTAATTCCCACTCCTTTTTGGGTCAGCTATCCTGAAATGACAAAAATTGCAAGTGGAGTGCCTATAACTGTAGAAACTAGTTACGATAATGACTTTAAAGTAACTGTTTCCGATTTAGATAAATATTTAACTAATAAAAGTAAGGTTCTTATAATAAACAATCCATCTAATCCTACTGGTGCTGTTTATTCTAAAAATGAACTAATGGACATTGCAAATTGGGCATTAAAAAACAAGATTTTTATTATTTCAGATGAAATTTATGAAAGATTAAATTTTGTTAGTCAACATCATAGCATTGCTTCCTTCAATAAGCAAATTAAAAATATTACAATTACTATTGGTGGTTTTTCTAAAAGTTATGCAATGACTGGATGGCGTTTAGGTTATTGCGCTGCTAATGGCGATTTAGTTAAATTAATGAATAAAATACAAAGCCATGCAACTTCTTGTGCAAATTCAATAGCTCAATATGCCGGTTATATTGCTTTAAAAGAGGAACAAAACGAAATAGAAGATATGATTACACAGTTTAAAAATCGTTCTAATTTAGTATATAATTTAATTAATGACTCTGGTACATTAGATATGATTAAACCACAAGGAGCTTTCTACGGTTTTATTAATATAAAATATTTCATTGGGAAAAAATACAATGATTTAGAAATAAAGAATGCGTCTGATTTGGCTAATATATTATTAGATAAATTTCAAGTAGCTATTTTGCCGGGAATCGCTTTTGGAAATGATAATTATATAAGAATTTCTTATGCTACTGATGAAGACACTATAAGAAAAGCTCTAGAAAGATTAATTGATCTTTCTAAAAAAGTAAACTAG
- a CDS encoding PHP domain-containing protein, translating into MYDLHLHSIYSDGIVSVKEILDSILDLQLKGFSLTDHDTFNGIKEANTLAKSHNLDFIPGIEFGITMAGREVHILGYYIDINNKNIIDIVERSKRNRIERTKKILNKLSQAGINISNEEIKEYSKKDIISRSHLAQILVDKGYSSSIVNSFEKYLGSEGLAYVEKISISYKEILQAIKSSGGVSILAHPGDIGDDNIVYELIHGGIDGLEIINSKHTLEQIEKYYNISNKYHLIETCGSDCHGKIINGSKYIGKFILNKKNIKRIKALHKIRTEGM; encoded by the coding sequence ATGTATGATTTACATTTACATTCTATCTATTCCGATGGAATAGTTTCAGTTAAAGAAATTTTAGACTCCATATTGGATCTTCAATTAAAGGGATTCTCCTTAACGGACCACGATACTTTCAATGGTATTAAAGAAGCTAATACATTAGCCAAATCCCATAATCTAGATTTCATTCCTGGAATAGAATTTGGAATCACCATGGCAGGACGAGAAGTACATATTCTAGGTTACTATATTGATATTAATAATAAAAATATTATAGACATAGTCGAAAGATCTAAGAGGAATCGGATAGAACGAACTAAGAAAATATTAAATAAATTATCACAAGCAGGAATTAATATTAGTAATGAAGAAATTAAAGAATACTCCAAAAAAGATATAATAAGTAGAAGTCATCTGGCTCAAATTCTTGTGGATAAAGGTTATTCTTCCTCTATAGTAAATTCTTTTGAAAAATATCTAGGTAGTGAAGGTTTGGCCTATGTGGAAAAAATATCCATCTCCTACAAGGAGATTCTTCAAGCTATAAAATCTTCTGGAGGTGTGTCCATATTAGCTCACCCGGGAGATATTGGAGATGATAATATTGTATATGAATTAATACATGGAGGCATTGATGGTCTTGAAATTATTAATTCAAAACATACTTTAGAGCAAATAGAAAAATATTACAACATTTCTAATAAATACCACTTAATAGAAACTTGCGGCAGTGATTGTCATGGTAAAATAATCAACGGTTCTAAATATATAGGAAAATTTATTTTAAATAAAAAAAATATTAAAAGAATTAAAGCTTTACATAAAATAAGAACAGAGGGGATGTAA
- the rny gene encoding ribonuclease Y codes for MNNVLITTIASIITLIIGLLVGFLMRKNISEKHIGSAEIHAAKIIEDANKEADSTKKAMLVEAKDEIFKLRTEQENENRERRLEIQKSEKRILQKEENLERKSDILEKKNAKLDTEMKNIEIKQKEIQEIVDKQLQELERVANLTQDEAKNVLLNDLREQVTHEQAMIIKELEAKTKDKADSYAREIITTSIQRYAADYVAESTVSVVSLPNDEMKGRIIGREGRNIRAFETLTGVDLIIDDTPEAVVLSAFNPVRREIARIALEKLILDGRIHPTRIEEMVEKATKEVDATIKINGENACDETNVHGIHPEIVKLLGKLHYRTSYGQNVLKHSIEVSNIAGMMAAEIGADVKLAKRGGLLHDIGKAIDHEIEGPHVELGVQAAKRFKEKPEVINCIESHHGDVEPTTIEAVLVQAADAISAARPGARREAIENYIQRLESLEEISSSFKGVDKSYAIQAGRELRIMVKPEEISEDEMIILARDISARIEDELEYPGQIKVNVIRESRVTDYAK; via the coding sequence TTGAATAACGTATTAATTACTACAATAGCTAGTATTATTACCCTTATAATCGGCTTGTTAGTCGGTTTTTTAATGAGAAAAAATATTTCCGAAAAGCATATCGGAAGTGCTGAAATTCATGCAGCAAAAATAATTGAAGATGCTAATAAAGAAGCTGATTCAACTAAAAAAGCTATGTTAGTAGAAGCAAAAGATGAAATTTTTAAATTAAGAACCGAGCAAGAAAATGAAAATCGAGAAAGAAGATTAGAAATTCAAAAATCTGAAAAAAGAATTCTACAAAAAGAAGAAAATCTTGAACGTAAAAGTGATATTTTAGAGAAGAAAAATGCTAAATTAGACACTGAAATGAAAAATATTGAAATTAAACAAAAAGAAATTCAAGAAATTGTAGATAAACAACTTCAAGAATTAGAACGAGTTGCTAATTTAACTCAAGATGAAGCTAAAAATGTTTTACTTAATGACTTAAGAGAACAAGTTACTCATGAACAAGCTATGATTATTAAGGAGTTAGAAGCTAAAACCAAGGACAAGGCAGATTCTTATGCCAGAGAAATAATCACCACATCTATTCAAAGATATGCTGCTGATTATGTAGCTGAATCTACCGTATCGGTTGTTTCATTGCCTAATGATGAAATGAAAGGTAGAATTATTGGTAGAGAAGGAAGAAATATAAGAGCTTTTGAAACATTAACTGGTGTTGATTTAATTATCGATGATACACCTGAAGCTGTAGTTTTATCAGCCTTTAATCCTGTTAGAAGAGAAATCGCAAGAATTGCTCTTGAAAAATTAATTTTAGATGGAAGAATTCACCCAACTAGAATTGAAGAAATGGTAGAAAAAGCAACTAAAGAAGTTGATGCTACTATTAAAATTAACGGGGAAAATGCATGTGATGAAACCAATGTACATGGAATCCATCCTGAAATTGTAAAATTATTAGGAAAATTACATTACAGAACAAGTTACGGTCAAAATGTTTTAAAACATTCTATTGAAGTATCCAATATTGCAGGAATGATGGCTGCTGAAATAGGAGCAGATGTTAAACTAGCTAAAAGAGGCGGTTTATTACACGATATTGGTAAAGCAATAGATCATGAAATTGAAGGCCCTCATGTTGAATTAGGTGTCCAAGCTGCTAAAAGATTTAAAGAAAAACCAGAAGTTATTAATTGTATTGAATCACATCATGGCGATGTTGAACCTACAACCATAGAAGCGGTTTTAGTACAAGCTGCTGATGCAATTTCAGCTGCAAGACCAGGCGCTAGAAGAGAAGCTATTGAAAATTATATTCAAAGATTAGAAAGTCTAGAAGAAATTTCAAGTTCCTTTAAAGGAGTAGACAAATCCTATGCTATTCAAGCTGGTAGAGAATTAAGGATAATGGTTAAACCAGAAGAAATTTCTGAAGATGAAATGATTATATTGGCTAGGGATATTTCTGCTAGAATCGAAGATGAACTAGAATATCCAGGTCAAATTAAAGTAAATGTTATAAGGGAAAGCCGAGTAACAGATTATGCAAAATAG
- a CDS encoding metallophosphoesterase family protein, which yields MKFLFFTDTHIRSTNPVSRKDNFLETIENKFAEINSLINKYDIDYVLHGGDLFDRPDIPVRIIGKFANILKSFNKPIYIISGNHDIYGHNPNTVDRSMLGLLNTLDIVTLINKDDPIILKEENLRIQLSGCPYIYDIDSEYKKYYFPQRLEDVDYHIFLIHSFLIDKPFVDSVSHTLIEEILEIDADIVLSGHYHTGFGVKNINNKYFINPGSLLRTNSSKPELKRIPEVVIMDISKEGINIKEIPLKSALPGEDVLKINNNYEKLKSEALEDFKLLVRQSSNLESYNIYDILKEISEKNNFPKRILEEALKRIEDIEVNKK from the coding sequence ATGAAATTTTTATTTTTTACAGATACTCATATAAGATCAACAAATCCTGTTTCAAGAAAAGATAATTTTTTAGAAACTATAGAGAATAAATTTGCTGAAATAAATTCATTAATCAATAAATATGATATTGACTATGTATTACATGGTGGTGATTTATTTGACAGACCAGATATTCCTGTAAGGATCATAGGTAAATTTGCAAACATTTTAAAATCTTTTAATAAACCAATTTATATAATTAGTGGAAATCATGATATTTATGGTCATAATCCAAATACTGTCGATAGATCAATGTTAGGATTATTAAATACTTTAGATATTGTAACCCTTATTAATAAAGATGATCCTATTATATTAAAAGAAGAAAATTTACGTATTCAATTATCCGGATGTCCATATATATATGATATTGATAGTGAATACAAAAAATATTATTTCCCACAACGATTAGAAGATGTTGACTATCATATTTTTTTAATTCATAGTTTTTTAATAGACAAACCCTTTGTCGATTCAGTAAGTCATACTTTAATTGAAGAGATTTTAGAAATTGATGCTGATATAGTTTTATCTGGTCATTATCATACAGGTTTTGGAGTTAAAAATATAAATAACAAATATTTTATAAATCCTGGTAGTTTACTTAGGACTAACAGTAGTAAACCTGAATTAAAAAGAATTCCAGAGGTAGTCATTATGGATATTTCAAAGGAAGGAATAAATATTAAAGAAATTCCATTAAAATCAGCCTTACCTGGAGAAGATGTTTTAAAAATAAATAATAATTATGAAAAATTAAAATCTGAAGCACTGGAGGATTTCAAACTTTTAGTTCGCCAAAGTAGTAACTTAGAAAGTTATAATATTTATGATATATTAAAAGAAATATCAGAAAAAAATAACTTTCCTAAAAGAATACTGGAAGAAGCGTTAAAAAGAATAGAAGATATCGAGGTTAATAAAAAATGA
- the recA gene encoding recombinase RecA: MSLNFTNDKDKNQALQNTFKNIEKQFGKGSVMLLGDTPKQNIASISTGAINLDIALGIGGIPRGRVVEIYGPESSGKTTLALHVIAEAQKDGGIAAFIDAEHALDAQYATNLGVDIDELIVSQPDTGEQALEITESLVRSSALDIVVIDSVAALVPRAEIEGDMGDSHVGLQARLMSQALRKLTGVIAKSNTTVVFINQLREKVGIMFGNPETTTGGRALKFYSSVRLEVRRAEAIKDGDSIVGNRTRVKVVKNKVAPPFKQVEFDIMYGTGISKVGALLDMAAEAGIINKAGAWYSYNEERLGQGREKAKDFLENHPEILDEVSKKTYAHYNINNGNEDIVEKEINIEE; the protein is encoded by the coding sequence ATGTCATTAAATTTTACAAATGATAAAGACAAAAACCAAGCATTACAAAATACTTTTAAAAATATTGAAAAACAATTTGGTAAAGGTTCTGTTATGCTTTTAGGAGATACTCCTAAGCAAAATATAGCTTCCATTTCTACTGGTGCAATTAATTTAGATATAGCCCTAGGTATTGGAGGAATTCCACGTGGAAGAGTTGTAGAAATATATGGTCCTGAGTCTTCAGGAAAAACAACATTAGCACTTCATGTAATTGCTGAAGCACAAAAAGACGGAGGAATAGCAGCTTTCATTGATGCAGAACATGCCTTAGATGCTCAATATGCTACAAATCTTGGTGTAGATATAGATGAACTAATTGTTTCCCAACCAGATACAGGTGAACAAGCTTTAGAAATAACAGAATCTCTTGTTAGAAGTAGTGCGTTAGATATAGTTGTTATTGATTCAGTAGCAGCATTAGTTCCAAGAGCTGAAATTGAAGGGGATATGGGTGACTCCCATGTTGGTTTACAAGCTAGACTAATGTCACAGGCTCTAAGAAAACTTACTGGAGTAATAGCAAAATCAAATACTACTGTTGTATTTATAAACCAATTAAGAGAAAAGGTTGGTATTATGTTCGGGAATCCAGAAACTACAACAGGTGGTAGAGCTTTGAAATTCTATTCCAGTGTTAGATTGGAAGTTAGAAGAGCTGAGGCTATAAAAGATGGGGATAGTATAGTAGGAAATAGAACTAGAGTTAAAGTGGTGAAAAATAAGGTAGCTCCACCTTTTAAACAAGTAGAATTTGATATAATGTATGGAACCGGAATTTCTAAAGTCGGTGCCTTGTTAGATATGGCTGCTGAAGCTGGTATTATTAATAAAGCAGGTGCTTGGTATTCATACAATGAGGAACGTTTGGGACAAGGTAGGGAAAAAGCAAAAGATTTCTTAGAAAATCATCCAGAAATACTAGATGAAGTTTCTAAAAAAACCTATGCTCATTATAATATTAATAATGGCAATGAAGACATAGTTGAAAAAGAGATAAATATTGAAGAATAA
- the pgsA gene encoding CDP-diacylglycerol--glycerol-3-phosphate 3-phosphatidyltransferase, giving the protein MNIANKFTIFRLILIPVFIILLMVLGIDSLIPGLVFVIASLTDFIDGHLARSRNLVTTFGKFLDPLADKMLVTAALIMFIELGLIPAWTVCIVVAREFIITGFRVLAASNGITIAASFWGKFKTVSQFLAIIMILFSGSILFWIPTFIISIVYYISVILTIISGIDYLIKNIHVLDLDNI; this is encoded by the coding sequence ATGAATATTGCAAATAAGTTTACAATTTTTAGATTAATATTAATTCCTGTTTTTATTATATTACTTATGGTACTAGGTATTGATAGCTTAATACCCGGGCTTGTTTTTGTTATTGCTTCTTTAACGGATTTTATTGATGGTCATTTAGCTAGAAGCCGTAACCTAGTTACAACATTTGGTAAATTTTTAGATCCACTTGCTGATAAAATGTTAGTAACAGCTGCATTAATCATGTTTATAGAGTTAGGATTAATACCAGCTTGGACTGTCTGCATTGTTGTCGCAAGAGAATTTATTATTACAGGATTTAGAGTTTTAGCAGCTTCTAACGGTATTACTATAGCTGCAAGTTTTTGGGGTAAATTTAAAACTGTTTCACAATTTTTAGCAATTATAATGATTCTATTTAGTGGAAGCATTTTATTTTGGATTCCAACGTTTATTATAAGTATTGTATATTATATTTCAGTTATATTAACAATTATATCTGGTATAGATTATTTAATAAAAAATATACATGTATTAGATTTAGATAATATTTAA
- a CDS encoding FtsK/SpoIIIE family DNA translocase: protein MAKKKKKKNKKNKYSKGLNPKNIVIVLTVLIFISYIFLIGNNTGFIGDFFKKYYFKLLGLGSYILPIIIIINSLVYIFNKLNKKLINIFLLLYGLFVISLILIDLNMNTGTILNMRLENSKILSSNYLGAGIIGAFITHYLLISIGKIGIYLLTIFYIIFSGIYIFNISFKELLEEIKQFFIGIANLFKKISNKIKKINIPNNNKSSIIKNNKSKNNNKNKIEVEDIVINDYSDNSPKSKNIIDNSNLEELDGEIEQLSVEDFSVEIEKETTPYKFPPLELLKDPYLSKGDSKDEVLNKAKKIESTLSSFGIDASVVEINKGPTVTCYELEPAPGVKVSKIVNLSDDLAMTLASSDIRIEAPIPGKSVVGIEVPNINKEDVYFKEIINSKEFMQINSLMPIALGKSISGKSIVTSIDKMPHLLIAGATGSGKSVCINTIIMSIIYKAKPDDVKMILIDPKVVELSVYNGIPHLAIPVVTNAKKANFALNWAVTEMERRYKIFSENYVRDIKSYNEKNSDNSLEKLPYIVIIIDELSDLMMVAAGEVEDSIARLAQMARACGIHLIVATQRPSVDVITGTIKANIPSRISFAVSSQIDSRTILDTSGAEKLLGKGDMLFFPSNVSKPVRIQGAFISDGEVEKIVSYLKNQNITDYDKNIIEDIDKKQEASENIQSTDELFKDAVKIILDENSASISLLQRKMKIGYARAGRLIDEMEEMGIVSGYEGSKPRKILVGKDYLKDIGE, encoded by the coding sequence ATGGCCAAAAAAAAGAAAAAGAAAAATAAAAAAAATAAATATTCTAAAGGGTTAAATCCTAAAAATATTGTAATTGTACTTACAGTCCTAATATTTATTTCATATATATTTCTAATTGGGAATAACACAGGATTTATAGGAGACTTTTTTAAAAAATATTATTTTAAATTACTAGGATTAGGTTCTTACATACTTCCTATAATTATAATTATTAATTCTTTAGTTTATATTTTTAATAAATTAAATAAAAAATTGATAAACATATTTTTATTATTATATGGATTATTTGTTATTTCTTTAATCTTAATAGATTTAAATATGAATACTGGAACTATTTTAAATATGAGATTAGAAAATTCAAAAATATTATCTAGTAACTATTTAGGTGCAGGAATTATTGGAGCATTTATTACACATTATTTACTTATTTCAATAGGTAAAATAGGAATATATCTTTTAACGATTTTTTATATTATTTTTTCAGGAATTTATATTTTTAATATATCCTTTAAAGAACTATTAGAAGAAATAAAACAATTTTTTATTGGAATTGCAAATCTATTTAAAAAAATTTCCAATAAAATAAAGAAAATAAATATTCCTAATAATAACAAATCTTCAATTATAAAAAATAATAAATCTAAGAATAATAATAAAAACAAAATAGAAGTAGAAGATATTGTTATAAATGACTATAGTGACAATTCTCCTAAATCTAAAAATATTATTGATAATTCTAATTTAGAAGAATTAGATGGAGAAATCGAACAACTATCTGTGGAAGATTTTTCTGTTGAAATTGAAAAAGAAACAACTCCCTATAAGTTTCCACCTTTAGAGCTTCTAAAAGATCCTTATTTATCAAAGGGTGATAGTAAGGATGAAGTATTAAACAAAGCAAAAAAAATTGAGAGTACCCTTTCTAGTTTTGGAATTGATGCTTCTGTAGTGGAAATAAATAAGGGACCAACAGTTACTTGTTATGAATTAGAACCTGCTCCTGGAGTTAAAGTTAGTAAAATAGTTAATTTATCCGATGATTTAGCTATGACATTAGCTTCATCAGATATAAGAATTGAAGCTCCTATACCGGGTAAGTCCGTTGTTGGAATAGAAGTACCAAATATCAATAAAGAAGATGTCTATTTTAAAGAAATAATAAATTCTAAAGAATTTATGCAAATTAACTCATTAATGCCTATAGCTTTAGGAAAGAGTATTTCTGGAAAATCTATAGTAACCTCTATAGATAAAATGCCCCATTTACTTATTGCAGGAGCAACAGGAAGTGGTAAATCAGTATGTATAAATACAATTATAATGAGTATTATCTATAAAGCTAAGCCCGATGACGTTAAAATGATTCTAATTGACCCAAAAGTAGTTGAATTAAGCGTTTATAATGGAATACCACATTTAGCTATACCCGTTGTAACTAACGCTAAAAAAGCTAATTTTGCCTTAAATTGGGCTGTTACAGAAATGGAAAGAAGATATAAAATATTTTCTGAAAATTATGTCAGAGATATTAAATCATATAATGAAAAAAATTCGGACAATAGTTTAGAAAAATTACCTTATATTGTAATAATTATAGATGAATTATCAGATTTAATGATGGTTGCAGCTGGAGAGGTTGAAGATTCAATCGCTCGACTTGCACAAATGGCAAGAGCTTGTGGAATTCATTTAATTGTAGCTACTCAAAGACCATCAGTAGATGTTATTACCGGTACAATTAAAGCAAATATTCCTTCTAGAATTTCTTTTGCTGTTTCATCACAAATAGATTCAAGAACTATTTTGGATACATCAGGTGCAGAAAAATTATTAGGTAAAGGCGATATGCTCTTCTTCCCTTCAAATGTATCTAAGCCTGTTAGAATACAAGGAGCATTTATTTCTGATGGTGAAGTGGAAAAAATAGTAAGTTACTTGAAAAATCAAAATATAACAGATTATGATAAAAATATAATAGAGGATATCGATAAAAAACAAGAAGCTTCTGAAAATATACAAAGTACCGATGAACTATTTAAAGACGCTGTGAAAATAATTTTAGATGAAAATTCAGCATCTATATCCCTTCTTCAAAGAAAGATGAAAATAGGTTATGCTAGAGCTGGAAGACTTATTGATGAAATGGAAGAGATGGGTATAGTTAGCGGGTATGAAGGAAGTAAACCTAGAAAGATTTTAGTTGGGAAAGATTATTTAAAGGATATAGGTGAATAG
- the dut gene encoding dUTP diphosphatase has translation MKIKIINKSNNSLPEYATLGSAGLDLQAYLPEPLTLKSLERKIIPTGLYMSIPVGYEVQVRARSGMAIKHGITVINGIGTIDSDYRGEIGVLLVNLSKDDYTINSGDKIAQMILSKYEQVEFELVENLDNTERNAGGFGHTGY, from the coding sequence ATGAAAATAAAAATAATTAATAAAAGCAATAATTCATTACCGGAATATGCAACTTTAGGTTCAGCAGGACTTGATTTGCAAGCCTATCTTCCTGAACCATTAACCTTAAAATCCTTAGAAAGAAAAATTATACCTACAGGTTTATACATGTCAATTCCGGTAGGCTATGAAGTACAAGTTAGAGCAAGAAGTGGTATGGCTATTAAGCATGGAATTACTGTAATAAATGGTATTGGAACAATTGACAGTGATTATAGAGGAGAAATTGGTGTATTGTTAGTCAATCTTTCAAAAGATGATTATACTATTAATTCAGGTGACAAAATAGCTCAAATGATATTATCTAAATACGAACAAGTTGAATTTGAACTTGTTGAAAATTTAGATAATACAGAAAGGAATGCTGGTGGTTTTGGTCATACAGGTTATTAA